From the genome of Pseudoliparis swirei isolate HS2019 ecotype Mariana Trench chromosome 1, NWPU_hadal_v1, whole genome shotgun sequence:
AGTCTTGCCAGCAGCTCACTGAGGTTGGCTCGGGAGTCGGCATCCTCCTCAGCCGGAGGAAGAGCTTTCACCTGGGGGGCAGAGCGGCTGTGTTGGAGGCGGGGCTCTCCCAAGGTGTGCATGTCACCCTCAAGGAACGCTgctcaacacaaacaaacagacaaagatGTCAGACGAGGAAACTTATGGTGTTGTTTTAGTGCGACGTGCcctttttgttgctttttttgctCGCCCGTACCTTGGGAAGCGGCGAACGAGGAGCGGTGGCCCTCGTCGAGAGGctgggaggagaaggggagccCCAAACAGCTGGTACACAAGACCGCCAgcacgacgcacacacacagacctgcagtcatctggagagagagagagagagaggggggggcacaCGGCGGAAAAGTGTCATGAATCTGAGATCTCCTTGtcaccttccacacacacacacacaaaaagcacaACTGAGTCCGTCTGCCAGACAATTCCTCTTTTTGGACTGATAGCGATCGCTCTGACGTGCACcgtgaagaaataaaaataaaaagggaaagagCGTGAATCAGAGAACAGCCCCATTCACCCTGTCATCCGAGGGGCGGAGGAGGGTCGTTGCATCTCAGAGGGTCAGAGTGACCCGGCTGTCAGAGAATCTCTCATTTACACAGATTTACATTCGGGGGGGGGAACATATTTTTGGTGGCAAATGAGTTTCACCCACTGGGGATAAATAAAGTTTTCTAattaaatctaatctaattcatCTCTGGAAATAAATTGagtaaaatgaaaagaaacaagTAAAACATgatcattatttaaaatgtgaatcTTCTCATTAGTTTGGAATAAATACACCAAAATGTTACATATTTGCATCGTTTGACGTGTGAGAAATGAACCAAATAAAGGCAAAAATTTACAcaaaattaaaacatatttggaCTTTTCATGAAAACTGCCTCCATGTCTGATGCAGTCTGATTATGAAGGGTAcacaatataataacaatattaaaaacAACATCTTGTAAAATGCCTGAAGCTCCGCTCCGTCATACAATAATAAAGACATAGCGGTTTCCTTACCTTGAGAAATGAGGTTCAGTgtcagaggagtgtgtgtgagagtgaggagagCACTTCTCTGTTGAGTGGGAAGGATGCCCCTTTTATACTCCACCCTcagcaccctgtgtgtgtgtgtgcgtgtgtgtgtgtgtgtgtgtgtgtgtgtgttgcctcagCGTACATCCTGTGTATTCCTCTGTGCCTTATTTCCGCATATTTGAACAATACCAACAGCGTGCTTCAGTTTTAATCGTCTTTATTGTTTGGTCATCGTAAAAAAAATCAGAAGctgcctgtttgtgtgtttgtttgtgtgtgtgtgtgtgtgtgtgtgtgtgtgtgtgtgtgtgtgtgtgtgtgtgtgtgtgtgtgtgtaaaagagtgTGCattcacatggggggggggggaatcatcagggttaaaagtgtgtcttgaaattgacattaacatatatatctttttgttttaataatataaaaaggcTGTCACGAGTGTGTGGtcgggcatgtgtgtgtgtgtgtgcggttgtgtgtgggtgcgtgtatctgtacacacacacacacatgcattagaAATCAGAGGATGTtcacacataaaaataaatgtaaaaaaagtggGCGGAAGCAGCGAAGGAGAATTTTCACTTGTTTTCATTTAACAGGTGACTGAGCTCCAACTGAGAAGGCGgttaacacacgcacacgccatTTTACTGTGGTCTAATTAGGAGGGGaaagacacatagacacacacacagtgagctgtACTCATAAGTAACTCTGCCGTTCAATGGAATATGGATCAAGTGCTCTATCGATGCCGAATAAATGAAGAATCGCTGCAGTTACATCTGTGGGGAGTCCCTGGTGTAATTGGCGACCGCTTGACTTGAGCCGCTGCCAGTGAGGATGAACGACCATCATCTAAACTGTCaccggaaaaaaatgaaaagggtTGCCCCACGACCAAAACGTCGAAGGATTGAAACCGgttttcttaaaaaaagaagatattttaagagagagagcacaacTTAAATAGCAGATTAATCATTTTAGAAACTGTAGAATCACACATGTTACTGTAACTGCAGTTAACATTGAGATATGAGCCCAATGTCTCTAAAATAGGTTTATGAAATTATTACTTTAATACTTAAAGCTGCCTTAAAAGAGGTAATTCAAACTACGACGCTATacgccacaggtgtcaaacaccgcatcgctttatgtggccccctgacggcgtgatcaccttttcttaagaaaattatcccgtgcttttattttgaaggtt
Proteins encoded in this window:
- the cckb gene encoding cholecystokinin; protein product: MKTSMTAGLCVCVVLAVLCTSCLGLPFSSQPLDEGHRSSFAASQAFLEGDMHTLGEPRLQHSRSAPQVKALPPAEEDADSRANLSELLARLISSRKGSVRRNSTANSRANGLSTNHRIVDRDYLGWMDFGRRSAEEYDYTS